The following proteins come from a genomic window of Phycisphaerae bacterium:
- a CDS encoding site-specific integrase: MSSKFRFRTKVPSYRHRKGCTQALVTLTDSVTRKRRDYRLGEHGTPESREAYHRVIASWEANGRRWPEHDSCGDATIPGTGQPISKVVLEYWRWAEGYYRPKHMQALVGALRLLKHYFGRTPAAQFGPNNLRLLRDAMIRGDQNADPPRMPWSRKYINSQMQRIRHVFKWSAARELVPASVHHALCTLEPLRRGRSGARENPRVGPVPQHLIDAVRPNLSGPVRAVVDLQLLTGARPGELLGLRPIDIEMDDKTSVWTYRPEAHKNAFREKDRLIYFGPKAQDVIRPFLSTRATNAFLFSPAEAEADRRAALHASRSTPLSCGNRPGSNRREKPQRKPKDHYTTSAYCRAIRYACERAFPPPKDVAQHDDENILQWKARMKSEGGWEDLMAWRKAHCWHPHQLRHNAATALRREFGLEAAQLALGHASAQITDAVYAERDRSKVIEIMRKIG, from the coding sequence ATGTCGTCAAAGTTTCGATTCCGTACCAAAGTTCCTTCGTATCGACACCGCAAAGGCTGCACGCAGGCGCTCGTGACGCTGACCGATAGCGTTACGCGAAAGCGTCGTGACTATCGGCTTGGCGAACACGGTACGCCGGAGAGCCGGGAGGCCTATCACCGCGTCATCGCATCGTGGGAGGCCAACGGTCGCCGATGGCCCGAACATGATTCGTGTGGCGATGCAACGATCCCCGGCACGGGACAGCCCATCTCCAAGGTGGTCCTCGAATACTGGCGGTGGGCCGAGGGCTACTATCGACCAAAACACATGCAAGCACTGGTCGGGGCGCTACGCCTTCTGAAGCATTACTTCGGACGCACCCCGGCTGCGCAATTCGGCCCGAACAACCTCCGCCTCCTCCGCGACGCAATGATCCGGGGCGATCAGAATGCAGATCCGCCGCGTATGCCGTGGTCGCGGAAGTACATCAACTCGCAGATGCAACGAATCAGGCACGTCTTTAAGTGGAGCGCCGCACGCGAGCTTGTTCCCGCATCGGTCCACCACGCCCTCTGCACGTTAGAGCCGCTACGTCGCGGCCGATCAGGCGCCCGCGAGAATCCGAGGGTCGGCCCGGTGCCACAGCACTTGATCGACGCCGTCAGACCGAATCTGAGCGGACCGGTTCGCGCTGTCGTTGATCTTCAGCTCTTGACCGGAGCCCGGCCTGGGGAGTTGCTGGGGTTGCGTCCGATTGACATCGAGATGGACGATAAGACGAGCGTCTGGACCTATCGGCCAGAGGCTCACAAGAATGCTTTTCGTGAAAAAGATCGACTCATCTACTTCGGACCAAAGGCTCAGGATGTCATCCGTCCATTCCTGAGTACCCGGGCGACAAACGCCTTTCTGTTCAGCCCCGCTGAGGCAGAGGCCGATCGCCGAGCAGCCCTTCACGCCAGTCGTTCAACGCCGCTCTCTTGTGGCAATCGTCCAGGCAGCAACCGGCGAGAGAAACCGCAGCGCAAACCAAAGGACCACTACACGACCAGCGCCTACTGCCGAGCCATTCGATACGCCTGCGAGCGAGCCTTCCCGCCTCCCAAAGACGTCGCGCAACACGATGATGAGAATATCCTCCAATGGAAAGCGCGTATGAAGAGCGAGGGCGGCTGGGAAGACCTAATGGCATGGCGAAAAGCCCATTGTTGGCACCCCCATCAACTCCGGCACAACGCTGCGACGGCCCTGCGTCGTGAGTTCGGCCTTGAGGCCGCCCAACTTGCCCTCGGCCACGCCAGCGCCCAGATTACAGACGCCGTATATGCCGAGCGCGACCGGTCGAAAGTCATCGAGATCATGAGGAAGATCGGGTGA
- a CDS encoding TIGR04255 family protein, producing MAKKGKSSRASESGAAAPKYPNSPLAEVVFEIRFPGEPAVECHRDEFFGLIRKEFPNVWVPNAEPGKPMSMQPYHFKSVDGTETAMVAINTFAYATRKYGGFESFRPRALALAEKFCKLYKIEKLNRTGLRYINVIPFLREGAMLPWKRYFTVELTLPATSADDFLNANLAFESRCKAGVITTRIRCAKTEEESREVFVLDFDFSKTESLTAKKLGTYIDESHTHTKKVFEGILSESYEAVMRGEVIE from the coding sequence ATGGCCAAGAAAGGAAAGAGTTCACGAGCTTCAGAATCGGGGGCTGCCGCGCCTAAATATCCGAATTCGCCACTTGCGGAGGTGGTCTTTGAGATTCGCTTTCCAGGCGAGCCGGCTGTCGAGTGCCATCGAGACGAGTTCTTCGGCCTGATCCGAAAGGAATTTCCGAACGTATGGGTGCCGAACGCGGAACCTGGGAAACCAATGTCGATGCAGCCGTACCACTTCAAGTCGGTAGATGGCACCGAGACGGCGATGGTGGCAATCAACACGTTTGCCTATGCGACGCGGAAATACGGAGGATTTGAGTCGTTTCGGCCGCGGGCTCTCGCGCTCGCCGAGAAGTTTTGCAAGCTGTACAAGATTGAAAAGCTCAACCGCACGGGTTTACGGTATATCAATGTTATTCCGTTCCTACGAGAGGGGGCGATGCTTCCCTGGAAACGGTACTTCACGGTGGAACTTACGTTGCCGGCCACGTCGGCGGATGACTTCTTGAATGCGAACCTCGCCTTCGAATCCCGATGCAAGGCGGGCGTCATTACGACACGAATACGGTGCGCGAAGACTGAGGAAGAATCTCGTGAGGTCTTCGTACTAGATTTCGACTTCTCAAAGACGGAGTCGCTCACCGCGAAAAAGCTGGGAACATACATTGATGAGAGCCATACCCATACCAAGAAAGTGTTCGAGGGGATACTCTCCGAGAGCTACGAGGCTGTCATGCGCGGAGAGGTGATTGAATGA
- a CDS encoding DNA modification methylase — translation MQIEMMPIDAVREYQKNPRVISEEAIAAVAQSIKSFGFKVPVILDADGVLIAGHSRIRAARSLGLKEVPAIRATDLTPEQIKAFRIADNQVGTLSKWDFDLLPIEMAELKDVNIDWGSFGFDADQLAVIFDPGVKQGLTDPDEIPAPPDAATTKPGNLWLLGDHRLLCGDSSSAADVDRLLDGAPIHLVNTDPPYNVNVEPRSNNARAAGSKALPAIAKKKAHLQGFDDARQGKPKPTTSKMRAKDRVLANDFMSAADFDKVLLAWFGNIGRVLVPGGCFYIWGGFANWANYCRALATCGLYFAQGITWVKDHPVLGRKDFMNDCEHAWYGWREGAGHKFYGPNNARNVWPIKKVNPQSMIHLTEKPVELAIRAMQYSSRAGENVLDLFGGSGSTLIAAEQTGRKAYLMELDPLYCDVIVSRFEGFSGTKAKQINAEDKSASTEKFGEQSAENHAK, via the coding sequence ATGCAAATTGAAATGATGCCGATCGATGCGGTTCGCGAGTACCAGAAGAACCCGCGGGTCATCAGCGAGGAAGCCATCGCCGCCGTGGCCCAATCGATCAAGTCGTTCGGGTTCAAAGTCCCGGTTATTTTGGACGCCGACGGCGTTTTAATTGCCGGGCATTCACGGATCCGGGCTGCTCGGAGTTTGGGGCTGAAGGAGGTTCCTGCGATTCGCGCGACGGATCTGACGCCCGAGCAGATCAAAGCGTTTCGTATCGCAGATAATCAGGTCGGGACATTGTCCAAGTGGGACTTTGATTTGCTCCCGATCGAGATGGCCGAGTTGAAGGACGTCAACATCGACTGGGGGTCGTTTGGATTTGACGCCGACCAGCTGGCCGTCATATTCGACCCGGGCGTGAAGCAAGGTTTGACCGATCCCGACGAAATTCCCGCGCCACCCGACGCGGCCACGACGAAGCCCGGCAACCTGTGGCTGCTGGGCGACCACCGCCTACTCTGCGGCGATTCCTCCAGCGCCGCCGACGTCGATCGATTGCTCGACGGCGCGCCCATCCACCTCGTGAATACCGACCCGCCATACAACGTCAACGTCGAGCCACGATCGAACAACGCTCGCGCCGCCGGTTCGAAGGCCCTTCCAGCCATAGCGAAGAAGAAGGCTCACCTCCAAGGGTTCGATGACGCCAGGCAGGGGAAGCCGAAGCCGACGACGAGCAAGATGCGGGCGAAGGACCGCGTACTGGCGAACGACTTTATGTCGGCCGCCGATTTCGACAAAGTCCTGCTCGCATGGTTCGGCAACATTGGCCGCGTGCTGGTGCCGGGCGGATGCTTCTATATCTGGGGCGGCTTTGCGAATTGGGCGAACTATTGCCGAGCGTTGGCGACCTGCGGTCTTTACTTCGCGCAGGGGATCACTTGGGTCAAGGACCATCCGGTGCTGGGCAGAAAAGATTTTATGAACGACTGCGAGCACGCGTGGTATGGATGGCGGGAAGGCGCTGGCCACAAGTTCTATGGGCCAAACAATGCGAGAAATGTCTGGCCCATCAAGAAGGTCAATCCACAATCGATGATCCATTTGACGGAGAAGCCGGTGGAGCTGGCGATTCGCGCCATGCAGTATTCCTCGCGCGCCGGCGAAAACGTTTTGGACCTCTTCGGCGGCAGCGGTTCGACGTTGATCGCGGCGGAACAGACCGGCCGCAAGGCGTATTTGATGGAACTCGATCCGCTCTATTGTGATGTAATCGTTTCTAGATTTGAAGGCTTTAGTGGGACAAAGGCCAAGCAAATCAATGCCGAGGATAAATCTGCGTCAACTGAGAAGTTTGGTGAGCAAAGCGCCGAGAATCACGCCAAGTAA
- a CDS encoding winged helix-turn-helix domain-containing protein → MSTSKKNKTTKKAGAKATAATNGKTAKTKAAPKPKRVSALDAAAQVLAKASKPMRAGELITVMAEKGLWKSPGGKTPHATLYAAMLREINDKGKDARFKKVERGQFASTGKGA, encoded by the coding sequence ATGAGTACGAGCAAGAAGAACAAGACAACCAAGAAGGCCGGCGCGAAGGCGACGGCGGCGACTAATGGCAAGACGGCGAAGACCAAGGCCGCGCCCAAGCCCAAGCGCGTCAGCGCCCTGGACGCGGCCGCGCAGGTCCTGGCCAAGGCGTCCAAGCCGATGCGGGCCGGGGAGTTGATCACGGTGATGGCCGAGAAGGGCCTGTGGAAGAGCCCGGGCGGCAAGACGCCGCACGCCACGCTCTACGCCGCGATGCTGCGGGAAATCAATGACAAGGGCAAAGACGCCCGGTTCAAGAAGGTGGAACGCGGCCAGTTCGCATCGACTGGGAAGGGGGCGTAG
- a CDS encoding terminase gpA endonuclease subunit: protein MAIDPRRLRPTQLVQLLNSTPLGTVTSERQLYRHRERAGLRIVAAGDSSKLDLLRYLAWLVLERHRPRPEFDGLTGYEAQKERARERNLLLSRSGRDIGELPAVVNVERKEKASRDFRYFCEQYFPKTFCLPWSDDHHKVIGLIQVVVLEGGQFAIALPRGGGKTVLVETAALWAMLYGHRPFVAIIGPDEGHAVERVKNLRTELEHNDLLLEDFPEVCLPIRRLEGINQRRLLYQGEYIHMEFTAKRIVLPSIPGSKAAGAIIETTGLTGQIRGLNYKMRDGRTLRPSLCIVDDPQTRESAHSPTQCHHREKIINGDIMGLAGPGASIAVLLPCTVIQPDDLADRLLDPEKNPQWNGQRTKMVYAWPKNEELWAKYVALRRDTQRSCGGQLGKIAEACNAYYAKHREAMDKGAVIAWAHRHKAEELSALQHAWNLRIDLKEEAFFAEYQNEPLPEGQVDVDLLTADQIAAKGNGLKRGIIPKEATSLTMFVDVQGKALFYMVVAWGQDFTGYVVDYGTEPDQKRSYFALREVQRTLAQAMPGAGQEAAIVAGLERLTEATIGREWLREDGTIARIDRCLIDAGWGPMTHTVYQFCRQSKYAHVVVPSYGRYVGAASLPFTDYQKQPGDRIGLNWRIPATSKRICRYVIFDTNFWKSFIQSRLAVAKGDPGSLTLFGRKPELHRLLAEHLTSEYRVPTEGRGRTVEEWKLRVDGSDNHWLDGVVGCAVAASIQGVELAEMKLYKRKFRRVSYAEMRHRILNGDSARPPTNESQMS, encoded by the coding sequence GTGGCGATTGATCCCCGGCGTCTGCGCCCGACGCAGTTGGTCCAACTGCTCAACTCGACGCCGCTGGGAACCGTCACCAGCGAACGGCAACTCTATCGTCATCGCGAGCGGGCCGGCCTGCGGATCGTCGCCGCCGGCGATTCCTCCAAGCTTGATCTGCTTCGGTATCTGGCATGGCTGGTCCTTGAGCGCCATCGTCCCCGCCCCGAATTCGATGGCCTGACCGGCTACGAGGCCCAGAAGGAACGGGCCCGCGAACGCAACCTCCTGCTCTCCCGCTCCGGCCGGGACATCGGTGAGCTGCCCGCCGTGGTGAATGTCGAACGGAAGGAGAAGGCCTCCCGCGACTTCCGGTACTTCTGCGAGCAGTATTTCCCCAAGACCTTCTGCCTGCCCTGGTCGGACGACCATCACAAAGTCATCGGCCTCATCCAGGTCGTGGTCCTGGAGGGCGGACAGTTCGCCATTGCGCTTCCCCGCGGCGGCGGCAAGACCGTCCTGGTCGAGACCGCCGCACTCTGGGCGATGCTGTACGGCCATCGCCCCTTCGTGGCCATCATCGGGCCGGATGAAGGCCATGCGGTCGAGCGGGTCAAGAACCTCCGCACCGAGCTGGAACACAACGATCTCTTGTTGGAAGACTTTCCGGAGGTCTGTCTGCCCATTCGTAGGCTGGAAGGCATCAACCAGCGGCGGCTGCTCTATCAGGGCGAGTACATCCACATGGAGTTCACCGCCAAGCGGATCGTGCTGCCCTCCATTCCCGGCAGCAAGGCGGCCGGCGCCATCATCGAGACGACCGGTCTCACCGGCCAGATCCGCGGCCTAAATTACAAAATGCGTGACGGCAGGACGCTGCGCCCGTCCCTGTGCATCGTGGATGATCCGCAGACGAGGGAATCGGCGCACAGCCCCACCCAATGTCACCATCGCGAAAAGATCATCAACGGCGACATCATGGGATTGGCCGGTCCGGGCGCTTCCATCGCCGTGTTACTGCCCTGCACCGTCATCCAACCGGACGACCTGGCCGATCGGCTCTTGGACCCCGAGAAGAACCCCCAATGGAATGGCCAGCGGACCAAAATGGTCTATGCCTGGCCGAAGAACGAGGAGCTGTGGGCCAAGTACGTGGCCCTGCGGCGTGACACCCAGCGGTCCTGCGGCGGACAACTGGGGAAGATCGCCGAGGCCTGCAACGCCTACTATGCGAAGCACCGCGAGGCGATGGATAAAGGGGCCGTCATCGCCTGGGCGCACCGCCACAAGGCCGAGGAGCTGTCGGCCCTTCAGCATGCCTGGAACCTCCGCATCGACCTAAAAGAGGAGGCCTTCTTCGCGGAATATCAAAATGAACCCTTGCCGGAAGGCCAAGTCGACGTCGATCTGCTCACCGCCGACCAGATCGCCGCCAAGGGCAATGGCCTGAAGCGCGGGATTATTCCGAAGGAGGCCACGAGCCTCACGATGTTCGTCGATGTCCAGGGCAAGGCGCTCTTCTACATGGTCGTCGCCTGGGGGCAGGACTTCACCGGCTACGTGGTCGACTATGGCACCGAGCCGGATCAGAAGCGGTCCTACTTCGCGCTGCGTGAAGTCCAGCGGACCCTGGCCCAGGCCATGCCCGGGGCTGGTCAGGAGGCGGCCATCGTGGCGGGGCTGGAAAGATTGACCGAGGCGACGATTGGCCGAGAGTGGCTGCGCGAGGATGGGACCATCGCCCGCATCGATCGCTGCCTGATCGATGCCGGCTGGGGGCCGATGACCCATACGGTCTATCAATTCTGTCGGCAGAGTAAGTACGCCCACGTGGTTGTACCCAGCTATGGGCGCTACGTCGGGGCCGCCAGCCTTCCCTTCACCGACTACCAGAAGCAGCCCGGAGACCGGATAGGCCTGAATTGGCGCATCCCCGCCACGTCTAAGCGGATTTGTCGGTACGTGATCTTCGACACCAATTTCTGGAAGAGTTTCATTCAATCGCGCCTTGCCGTGGCCAAGGGCGATCCAGGTTCGCTGACGCTCTTCGGCCGCAAGCCCGAACTTCACCGCCTGTTGGCCGAGCACCTGACCAGCGAGTACCGCGTACCCACCGAAGGCCGGGGCCGGACCGTCGAGGAATGGAAGCTCCGCGTGGATGGTAGTGACAATCACTGGCTGGATGGCGTCGTCGGCTGCGCCGTCGCCGCCTCCATCCAGGGCGTCGAGCTGGCGGAGATGAAGCTCTACAAGCGGAAGTTTCGGCGCGTCAGCTACGCGGAGATGCGACACAGGATCCTAAACGGGGATTCAGCCAGGCCGCCGACCAACGAGTCGCAGATGTCTTAA
- a CDS encoding cation:proton antiporter, protein MHDLSLITTIAAAFTAAWLLGLLTQWLRLSPIVGYLLAGVLIGPHTPGFVGDVHLAQQLAEVGVILLMFGVGLHFHLKDLLAVKGVAIPGAIGQSLVATALAIAVFAAFDLPIKTGAVIGMAMAVASTVVLMRVLMDADALNSPQGHVAVGWLIVEDIFTVILLVLIPVLGQSSESAAVEGGAIAASATGSSLWRTLGVAMLKLGALVAIVMLAGYRIVPGVLVRVAKLRSRELFTLTVLVFSIAVAAGSYFFFGASMALGAFLAGMVVAQSPVSHQAAADALPLRDAFAVLFFVSVGMLFDPAFLIQKPLMVAAALGIILLAKPAAALVIVALLGHSARTALTVAIGLAQIGEFSFILSDLARRHGLMTEAGHNVLVAAAIISITLNPLLFRSLPKAESWLRKRPRLWRLMNNRAERRVLSINKAASNVVARASRDHQRLAIVVGYGPVGRSVHRLLQEAKLSTVVVDLNMDTVSALNAEGQTAIFGDASNESILDQAGVRRASHLVLTLPHSSDRVAVVTAARNFNTNVRILVRARYLREREDLERAGASAAVFEEAEAAVALARLVLADTGMHREAADRKIKDLRLRLIMENISNISSQRVGSVMVPWPRVRWLPASADINAVLAQVAQERFSRWPVVEPQTGRATGYLLTKDLIAHASNSDWSRMLRPLKAIRPDESIESTLTGMQAEGATVYVVEDGDRPVGLITLEDILEQVVGQIEDEYPHEARVSLADAVANGGIVLELVAKTREQCIRELVEAIPRNKLPSEVTKLQIVNLTLAREEELSTDLGNGIAIPHARCPKLAAPLVVFGRSTEGVVFSPAAQELVRLLFLLVTPAEQPEAQLALLGQLAKIAATDASRDALLHAANPGEVVRILRGESGGESGELHLP, encoded by the coding sequence ATGCACGATCTTTCCCTGATCACGACGATCGCGGCGGCGTTCACCGCGGCGTGGCTGCTGGGCCTGCTTACCCAGTGGCTACGGCTCTCGCCGATTGTGGGCTATCTCCTGGCCGGCGTCCTGATTGGGCCTCACACCCCCGGCTTCGTGGGCGACGTTCACCTCGCGCAGCAACTGGCCGAAGTCGGGGTCATCCTGTTGATGTTCGGCGTCGGCCTCCATTTCCATCTGAAGGATCTCCTGGCGGTGAAGGGTGTCGCGATCCCCGGGGCGATCGGACAGAGTCTGGTCGCGACGGCATTGGCTATCGCCGTGTTTGCGGCGTTTGATCTTCCCATCAAGACCGGAGCCGTAATTGGGATGGCTATGGCCGTGGCCAGCACGGTCGTTTTGATGCGGGTTCTCATGGATGCCGACGCGCTCAATTCTCCCCAAGGGCATGTCGCAGTTGGATGGCTCATTGTGGAGGACATCTTCACGGTCATTCTGCTGGTCCTGATTCCCGTCCTTGGTCAAAGTAGCGAGAGCGCTGCAGTTGAGGGCGGAGCGATCGCCGCTTCAGCGACAGGGTCTTCGCTGTGGCGGACGCTTGGCGTAGCGATGCTGAAGCTCGGAGCGCTGGTGGCGATAGTAATGCTGGCCGGCTACCGCATTGTCCCCGGGGTGCTGGTGCGGGTGGCAAAGCTCCGTTCACGCGAGTTGTTCACCCTCACAGTCCTCGTGTTTTCCATCGCCGTTGCCGCCGGCTCGTACTTCTTCTTCGGGGCGTCGATGGCCCTGGGTGCCTTCCTCGCCGGCATGGTGGTGGCGCAATCGCCCGTGAGCCACCAGGCTGCGGCAGACGCGCTTCCCCTGCGGGATGCGTTCGCGGTTCTGTTCTTCGTCTCGGTCGGAATGCTCTTCGATCCGGCGTTTCTGATTCAGAAGCCGTTGATGGTCGCCGCAGCGTTGGGAATCATCCTGCTGGCAAAGCCCGCGGCGGCTCTCGTTATCGTGGCGCTACTGGGCCATTCAGCACGGACCGCCCTCACCGTGGCGATCGGTCTGGCTCAAATCGGGGAGTTCTCGTTCATCCTGTCGGACTTGGCGCGCCGCCACGGGTTAATGACCGAGGCGGGGCACAACGTCCTGGTCGCCGCCGCGATCATCTCGATCACACTGAACCCGCTGCTGTTTCGGTCACTGCCGAAGGCAGAGTCGTGGCTGCGAAAGCGCCCCCGCTTGTGGAGGCTGATGAACAACCGAGCGGAGCGGCGAGTACTCAGCATCAACAAGGCAGCCTCCAACGTGGTGGCGCGTGCTTCCCGGGACCATCAGCGACTTGCCATCGTTGTCGGCTACGGTCCGGTCGGCCGATCCGTTCATCGATTGTTGCAGGAAGCCAAGCTTTCCACGGTCGTCGTCGATCTCAACATGGACACCGTGTCAGCGCTAAACGCCGAGGGCCAGACCGCCATATTCGGGGATGCATCCAACGAGAGCATCCTGGATCAAGCCGGCGTGCGGCGGGCGTCGCACCTGGTGCTGACACTTCCTCATTCGTCGGACCGGGTGGCTGTGGTAACTGCAGCCCGAAACTTCAATACAAACGTCCGCATCCTGGTACGGGCCCGGTATCTTCGGGAACGAGAAGACCTGGAGCGCGCCGGCGCAAGTGCGGCAGTCTTCGAAGAGGCGGAGGCCGCTGTGGCGCTCGCGCGCCTCGTTCTCGCGGACACTGGTATGCACCGTGAGGCGGCGGACCGAAAGATCAAGGACCTTCGGCTCCGACTCATTATGGAGAACATCTCCAACATCAGCTCCCAGCGCGTGGGAAGCGTCATGGTTCCGTGGCCTCGCGTCCGATGGTTGCCGGCATCCGCAGACATTAACGCCGTGCTCGCGCAAGTCGCACAAGAGCGATTTTCCCGGTGGCCGGTGGTCGAACCCCAGACGGGGCGAGCGACCGGATACCTGCTCACGAAAGACTTGATCGCGCACGCGTCGAATTCCGACTGGTCGCGGATGCTTCGCCCCCTAAAAGCCATCCGCCCGGACGAAAGCATCGAATCCACTTTGACGGGCATGCAGGCAGAGGGCGCGACCGTGTATGTGGTGGAAGATGGAGATCGTCCGGTTGGATTGATTACCCTGGAGGACATTCTCGAACAGGTCGTTGGCCAAATTGAGGACGAATATCCGCACGAAGCCAGGGTTTCCTTGGCGGACGCCGTGGCCAACGGCGGAATCGTGTTGGAGTTGGTGGCCAAGACGCGCGAGCAATGTATTCGTGAACTCGTCGAAGCGATTCCCCGCAACAAGCTTCCCTCCGAGGTTACCAAGTTGCAGATCGTCAACCTCACCTTGGCGCGCGAGGAGGAGCTTTCCACGGATCTCGGGAACGGGATCGCGATTCCTCACGCGCGCTGTCCGAAGCTTGCCGCCCCGCTTGTCGTCTTCGGTCGCTCGACCGAAGGTGTCGTGTTTTCGCCAGCGGCGCAAGAGCTGGTGCGCCTTTTGTTTCTGCTCGTCACTCCGGCTGAGCAACCCGAGGCTCAACTGGCATTGCTGGGACAGTTGGCGAAAATCGCGGCCACGGATGCGAGCCGCGACGCGCTTCTCCACGCTGCTAATCCCGGCGAGGTGGTGAGAATTCTGCGCGGTGAATCGGGCGGCGAGTCGGGTGAACTTCACCTCCCATAG
- a CDS encoding response regulator produces MIWVVTNHQDTRRSLAPLIAAKGYQVTEFDCGEEVLKRVRFQTPTLIIIDCGVSGSFDMLKAIRGEARSRAIPVVMFSIDDQILKDQALLSGADAYVPKGSLDWAELLIEVVRFAGPPTGSSTV; encoded by the coding sequence ATGATCTGGGTGGTAACCAATCATCAGGACACAAGGCGGTCGCTGGCGCCGCTGATCGCCGCCAAGGGATACCAAGTCACGGAGTTCGACTGCGGGGAGGAGGTGCTCAAGCGGGTTCGCTTTCAAACGCCCACACTCATTATCATCGACTGCGGAGTCTCCGGCAGCTTCGACATGCTGAAGGCCATTCGCGGCGAAGCCCGATCGCGAGCCATCCCTGTCGTCATGTTCAGCATCGACGATCAGATTCTTAAGGACCAGGCCCTCCTGTCCGGAGCGGACGCGTACGTGCCGAAGGGTTCGCTGGATTGGGCGGAACTGCTCATCGAGGTCGTCCGCTTTGCCGGGCCCCCGACCGGCTCAAGTACCGTTTGA
- a CDS encoding response regulator, producing the protein MPREREIGGTDAAQYESAVLVQLRSQLQAESSDSRKLLASPTDNPICSIESDDSLPGLVVVWRNYANSRQLRFVHEYLLQLIEKNAISKVLCDDTALRTIASDDQSWIIQDWIPRAIRAGLRAGAHTASSAHFAAVAVNALASAAPDGIALRVFETTAEARKWLQDYKAILKPDTPIILIVDDYEDTRNVLAHLLRREGYDAVTAPGPAEALAFLEKTKPSLVITDFAMLQTNGLMFFAQIRKDTRLRDVPVIMYSANDVAEKAARQAGIDAYVQKASMDWETLQREVLRLAGPGRLGKSLPDVPPARAKDVG; encoded by the coding sequence TTGCCACGCGAAAGAGAGATTGGTGGAACCGACGCCGCTCAGTACGAAAGTGCTGTCCTGGTGCAGCTTCGAAGCCAACTCCAGGCAGAATCCAGCGACAGCCGCAAGCTTCTCGCCTCGCCCACGGATAACCCCATCTGTTCAATCGAGTCGGACGATTCTCTTCCCGGCCTCGTCGTCGTATGGCGAAACTACGCGAACAGCCGGCAACTGCGTTTCGTTCACGAGTACCTCCTGCAACTTATCGAAAAGAACGCCATCAGCAAGGTTCTTTGCGACGACACGGCCCTTCGGACCATCGCCTCCGATGACCAGTCCTGGATCATTCAGGATTGGATACCCCGTGCGATTAGGGCTGGGCTTCGGGCCGGTGCCCATACGGCGTCTTCCGCGCACTTCGCAGCGGTAGCGGTGAATGCGCTCGCCTCCGCTGCGCCCGATGGGATTGCGTTGAGGGTATTTGAGACCACGGCAGAGGCTCGAAAATGGCTTCAGGACTACAAGGCCATCTTAAAACCAGACACTCCGATCATCTTGATTGTTGACGACTACGAGGACACACGAAACGTGCTCGCTCACCTGTTGAGACGTGAAGGCTACGACGCCGTCACTGCACCCGGTCCCGCGGAGGCGTTGGCGTTTCTCGAAAAGACCAAGCCGTCGCTCGTGATCACTGACTTCGCGATGCTCCAGACGAATGGGTTGATGTTCTTCGCTCAGATCCGAAAGGACACGCGCCTTCGCGATGTCCCGGTGATCATGTATAGCGCCAACGACGTGGCCGAAAAAGCGGCTAGGCAAGCGGGCATCGATGCTTACGTTCAGAAAGCCTCGATGGACTGGGAAACCCTCCAGCGAGAGGTTCTCCGGCTCGCCGGACCGGGCAGGTTGGGAAAGTCGTTGCCCGACGTTCCGCCCGCGCGCGCGAAGGATGTTGGTTAG